Proteins found in one Gemmatimonadota bacterium genomic segment:
- the xseB gene encoding exodeoxyribonuclease VII small subunit produces MSDETERDAGSSDAVSLEERISRLELILTRLESDEVSLEEALELFEEGIGHVREAERVLSETQLRVEELLAGGKTRELDVDEP; encoded by the coding sequence GTGAGCGACGAAACCGAACGCGACGCCGGAAGCAGCGATGCGGTCTCGCTGGAGGAGCGGATTTCGCGCCTGGAACTGATCCTGACGCGACTCGAGTCCGATGAGGTCTCCCTCGAGGAGGCCCTCGAACTCTTCGAGGAGGGGATCGGGCACGTGCGTGAAGCCGAGCGGGTGCTCTCCGAAACGCAGCTACGCGTGGAGGAGCTACTGGCCGGGGGCAAGACCCGGGAACTGGATGTAGACGAGCCGTGA
- a CDS encoding tyrosine-type recombinase/integrase → MGKTRATKNHPGHIEKRGEDSWRVTLCVDGQYSKYTVRGDREAAETRARTEYDTLKSRSTIGLPGPMSFSALLARFEDAKLPGLAPNTQAGYTNSLAAFRTYFVSEGRDPQLHAIRPGHVEGFLAWRRMRQPDGTRRKEALSARSLRKDRATLHLLFAFALTLEVVDSNPVSRTKAPKGDQREPIIITADQYEALLTACEGQPMLYLYVLMLAETGMRCESEALWVRWEDMDLETGLLNVESVRKGRRTKSGKSRRVPITPRLRTAIRAHMALYRFARYGSHADPTPWVFHHDVKRRHAKAGDRIRSLRRSFAGAVKRAELPADLNQHDLRHRRVTVWLAEGKPAHIVQKAMGHSDLRTTLDYAHLVDDDLLQLVAGPTENVQSTG, encoded by the coding sequence GCGGCGAGGACTCGTGGCGCGTGACGCTCTGTGTGGACGGCCAGTACTCGAAGTACACCGTCCGCGGGGACCGAGAGGCCGCCGAGACGAGGGCGCGCACGGAGTACGACACGCTCAAGAGCCGGAGTACGATAGGGCTACCTGGCCCGATGTCGTTCTCCGCCCTCCTGGCACGCTTCGAGGACGCGAAACTGCCTGGGCTCGCGCCGAACACGCAGGCGGGGTACACGAACAGCCTGGCGGCGTTTCGCACGTACTTCGTGAGCGAGGGCCGGGACCCGCAGCTCCATGCGATCCGCCCCGGCCACGTCGAGGGCTTCCTGGCGTGGCGCCGGATGCGCCAACCGGACGGCACGCGGCGGAAAGAGGCGTTGTCGGCCCGGAGTCTACGCAAGGACCGGGCGACGCTGCACTTGCTCTTCGCCTTCGCGCTCACCCTCGAGGTCGTGGACTCCAACCCCGTGAGCAGGACGAAGGCCCCGAAGGGTGACCAGCGCGAGCCGATCATCATCACCGCCGATCAGTACGAGGCGCTCCTGACCGCGTGCGAGGGTCAGCCCATGCTCTACCTGTACGTGCTCATGCTCGCGGAGACGGGTATGAGGTGCGAGTCGGAGGCGCTCTGGGTCCGGTGGGAGGACATGGACCTCGAGACGGGCCTCCTCAACGTCGAGAGCGTCCGAAAGGGCCGTAGGACGAAGAGCGGCAAGTCCCGGCGCGTTCCCATAACGCCGCGCCTCCGCACAGCGATCAGGGCCCACATGGCGCTCTATCGGTTCGCCCGGTACGGCTCACACGCTGACCCTACCCCGTGGGTCTTTCACCACGACGTGAAGCGCCGCCACGCGAAGGCCGGGGACCGTATCCGGTCGCTACGCCGTTCCTTCGCCGGGGCCGTGAAGCGTGCGGAGCTCCCTGCCGACCTCAACCAGCATGACCTTCGCCACCGGCGCGTGACGGTGTGGTTAGCGGAGGGGAAGCCCGCCCACATCGTGCAAAAAGCGATGGGGCACTCTGACCTGCGCACGACGCTGGACTACGCGCACCTCGTGGACGATGACCTGCTCCAGCTCGTGGCTGGACCTACCGAAAACGTCCAAAGCACGGGGTGA
- a CDS encoding 1-deoxy-D-xylulose-5-phosphate synthase: protein MPLLDHVKYPEDIRRLGRDELDQLVDEVRARHIDVVSEKGGHFGASLGVAELTVALHYVYDTPRDKIVWDTGHQAYIHKMLTGRNESLPTIRTRGGLAPFLRRDESEYDAFGAGHAATSISAAWGMAVGRDLRGEDFNVLAVIGDGAMTCGLAYEALNNAGHTKRDFVVVLNDNDMSIGPAVGAMSKYLTGMITNPAYNKARNLVKEILNRTPNVMETMVARLEESAKHLLTPGLIFEELGFRYVGPIDGHNVNALVDTFSRVKDMKRTILVHVITKKGKGYAKAEDDPWTWHAAAPFDKVTGRGTKKGGGLPRYQKVFGKGLIELANGDPQIVAITAAMPDGTSTDMFSEAHPDRYFDVGIAEGHAVTFAAGLATQGVKPIVAIYSTFLQRAFDNIVHDVALQSLPVVFGMDRAGIAGEDGPTHHGGLDIAYMLCVPGMTVTAPKDGSEMLALLRLATEKNDGPWSVRWPRAAVPEEVPDLADIERIEPYTWEVLRSGGDCVILATGTMVLPSVAAAEALDAESIRCSVVNCRFLKPYDRTVFEQMVRGHPAVLTVEEAQISNGFGAFMAREMHDLDLATTPRMASMGMPDEFIEHGARDGLLATIALDVDGIVARVKELVGSASRSTVASHGTVASHGTVASQGTVASQGTAGV, encoded by the coding sequence GTGCCGCTGCTGGATCATGTCAAATACCCGGAGGACATCCGGCGCCTTGGGCGAGATGAGCTCGACCAGCTCGTCGACGAGGTGCGTGCCCGGCACATAGACGTGGTGTCGGAGAAGGGGGGGCACTTCGGGGCCAGCCTGGGCGTCGCGGAGCTCACCGTCGCGTTGCACTACGTCTACGATACTCCGCGCGATAAGATCGTCTGGGACACCGGACATCAGGCGTACATCCACAAAATGCTGACGGGTCGCAACGAGTCCCTGCCGACGATCCGCACACGCGGTGGTCTCGCACCGTTCCTGCGCCGCGACGAGTCGGAGTACGACGCATTCGGAGCTGGCCACGCCGCGACTTCGATCTCGGCCGCGTGGGGGATGGCCGTGGGGCGCGACCTCAGGGGTGAGGACTTCAACGTCCTGGCCGTGATCGGCGACGGAGCGATGACATGTGGGCTCGCGTATGAGGCGCTCAACAACGCGGGCCACACCAAGCGCGACTTCGTGGTCGTGCTCAATGACAACGACATGTCGATCGGGCCTGCCGTCGGTGCCATGAGCAAGTACCTGACGGGGATGATCACGAACCCGGCCTACAACAAGGCGCGCAACCTCGTGAAGGAGATCCTGAACAGGACGCCGAACGTCATGGAGACGATGGTGGCCCGCTTGGAGGAGAGCGCAAAGCACCTGCTCACCCCAGGGCTGATCTTCGAGGAGCTCGGCTTCCGGTACGTGGGTCCGATCGACGGCCACAACGTCAACGCGCTGGTCGACACCTTCTCCCGCGTGAAGGACATGAAGCGCACCATCCTCGTGCACGTGATCACCAAGAAGGGGAAGGGCTATGCGAAGGCCGAAGACGATCCGTGGACGTGGCACGCGGCGGCTCCGTTCGACAAGGTCACTGGCCGGGGCACCAAGAAGGGCGGGGGCCTCCCGCGTTACCAGAAGGTGTTCGGCAAGGGGCTCATCGAACTGGCCAACGGCGACCCGCAGATCGTGGCGATCACTGCGGCCATGCCCGATGGCACGTCGACGGACATGTTCTCGGAAGCGCACCCAGATCGCTACTTCGACGTGGGCATCGCCGAGGGCCATGCGGTGACGTTCGCCGCCGGCCTGGCGACACAGGGTGTGAAGCCCATCGTCGCGATCTACTCCACGTTTCTCCAGCGCGCCTTCGACAACATCGTGCACGACGTGGCGCTTCAGAGTCTGCCCGTGGTATTCGGCATGGACCGAGCCGGCATCGCGGGCGAGGATGGCCCGACTCACCACGGAGGGCTCGACATCGCGTACATGCTGTGCGTCCCTGGCATGACCGTGACGGCTCCGAAGGACGGCAGCGAGATGCTCGCTCTGCTCCGTCTGGCCACGGAAAAGAACGACGGCCCGTGGAGTGTGCGCTGGCCCCGGGCAGCGGTGCCGGAGGAGGTACCGGACCTCGCTGACATCGAGCGCATCGAGCCCTACACGTGGGAAGTTCTCCGCAGCGGCGGCGACTGCGTTATCCTCGCGACAGGCACGATGGTGCTGCCGTCGGTGGCCGCTGCAGAGGCGTTGGACGCCGAGAGTATTCGCTGTTCGGTCGTGAATTGCCGCTTCTTGAAGCCGTACGACCGAACGGTGTTCGAGCAGATGGTGCGTGGGCACCCGGCGGTGCTGACTGTCGAGGAAGCGCAGATCTCCAACGGTTTTGGCGCGTTCATGGCGCGCGAGATGCATGATCTGGACTTGGCGACGACACCGCGCATGGCGTCGATGGGAATGCCGGACGAGTTCATCGAACACGGCGCACGCGATGGGCTGCTCGCCACTATCGCTTTGGACGTGGATGGCATTGTGGCTCGAGTGAAGGAGCTCGTCGGCTCCGCCTCCCGCAGCACCGTGGCCTCCCACGGCACCGTGGCCTCCCACGGCACCGTGGCCTCCCAAGGCACCGTGGCCTCCCAAGGCACCGCGGGAGTGTGA
- a CDS encoding DUF3179 domain-containing protein encodes MTSKHRWLLLATLVAACQQEAGSPLGPTGGRTGQQDNPQCTGLALPLNATNVAKDGIPALSDPTFVAPDAPGAAYVNGETRVVGIVIAGEALAIPLNILWWHEIVNLRRGSQDVAVTYCPLTGSSISFDRSVIGGQELRVSGLLSGNNLVMFDRSSNESLWGQMAALALCGPARGQALPSVQSIETSFAEWQSMHPDTRVVSSETGHDRNYGINPYEDYWMLDAPPAFGSERLPDPRLLPKELVLAIPSGESAGLAIPFKHRDPQAREALNLEFDDSFMVAFWDGPSRTAAAYFAFAEWPKGFDAAVGLLTFDAVETGYVDRETGTLWNLEGVAIDGPGVGGRLMRHARSYVAFWFAWAELRPDTEIY; translated from the coding sequence GTGACTTCAAAGCATCGGTGGCTTCTTCTCGCCACGCTCGTCGCAGCGTGCCAGCAGGAAGCCGGGAGCCCGCTGGGGCCGACGGGCGGACGCACCGGTCAGCAGGATAATCCTCAATGCACCGGCCTGGCGCTCCCGCTCAACGCGACCAACGTCGCCAAGGATGGCATCCCGGCTCTCTCCGATCCCACCTTCGTGGCACCGGACGCGCCCGGGGCTGCCTACGTGAACGGAGAGACGCGCGTGGTCGGCATCGTCATCGCTGGTGAAGCTCTCGCGATTCCCCTGAACATCCTCTGGTGGCACGAGATCGTGAACCTCAGGCGGGGATCACAGGATGTGGCCGTCACCTATTGCCCATTGACCGGGTCTTCGATCTCGTTCGATCGCTCGGTGATCGGCGGCCAGGAGCTACGGGTCTCCGGCCTGCTCTCCGGCAACAACCTCGTGATGTTCGATCGCTCGAGCAATGAGTCGCTGTGGGGCCAAATGGCGGCGCTGGCGCTCTGTGGTCCCGCTCGGGGGCAGGCGCTACCCTCGGTACAGAGCATCGAGACCAGCTTTGCCGAGTGGCAGTCGATGCACCCGGACACGAGGGTCGTCTCGAGTGAGACCGGTCATGACCGCAACTACGGGATCAATCCGTACGAGGATTACTGGATGCTGGACGCTCCCCCCGCGTTCGGCTCCGAGCGTCTTCCGGATCCTCGCCTCCTTCCCAAAGAGCTCGTCCTCGCGATCCCGAGCGGCGAGAGCGCTGGGCTGGCGATCCCCTTCAAGCACCGCGACCCGCAGGCCCGCGAGGCGTTGAACCTCGAGTTCGACGACTCCTTCATGGTGGCGTTCTGGGACGGGCCGAGCCGGACCGCGGCAGCGTACTTCGCGTTCGCCGAGTGGCCGAAAGGCTTCGACGCGGCTGTGGGTCTGTTGACCTTCGACGCGGTAGAGACCGGCTACGTGGACCGCGAAACCGGGACCCTGTGGAATCTGGAAGGCGTCGCGATCGACGGGCCCGGAGTAGGAGGGCGCCTCATGCGGCATGCGCGCTCGTACGTGGCGTTTTGGTTCGCTTGGGCGGAGCTGAGGCCGGACACCGAGATCTACTAG
- the xseA gene encoding exodeoxyribonuclease VII large subunit — MSNDLSLDLFPEPKPEHVEAPPPVDETAGEPKVWSVSQVNRAVRSLLEDSVDPLWIGGEVGSWTRSRPGHCYFTLKDDRAQMRCVMFNREAQHLPTDPEEGMKIRALGSLTLYEARGEYQLVASRIEAEGAEGLWRLAFQKLRATLEAEGLLEATRKRALPRYPAVVGVVTSSTGAALRDIVSVLRRRAPWVRVLLGATRVQGEGASVDIARALQALAATGKPDVIIVSRGGGSVEDLWAFNEEPVARAIAACPMPVVSGVGHEIDVTIADLVADLRAPTPSAAAEAVVPDAAVLIDGLREMPSRLAQGLQGTMQRRRSALREDLVGLGVRMERRIMPVQQTIDRATGRIERGMLSALGRRRLSIAAAAGKLDALSPLATLRRGYSVARSETGSVLRSVQDFTPGQPFELRVRDGEVSCEALETRELDPS, encoded by the coding sequence ATGTCGAACGACCTGAGCCTCGACCTCTTCCCAGAGCCGAAGCCGGAGCACGTCGAGGCCCCGCCACCCGTGGACGAAACTGCTGGCGAACCGAAGGTCTGGTCCGTCTCGCAGGTCAATCGCGCGGTGCGCTCACTGCTCGAGGACAGCGTCGATCCCCTCTGGATCGGCGGTGAAGTGGGGAGCTGGACACGGTCGCGTCCGGGGCACTGCTACTTCACCCTGAAGGACGATCGTGCACAGATGCGCTGCGTGATGTTCAATCGCGAAGCCCAACATCTACCGACCGATCCCGAAGAGGGCATGAAGATCCGAGCACTCGGATCGCTGACCCTGTACGAAGCTCGCGGCGAGTACCAATTGGTGGCTTCTCGCATCGAGGCAGAGGGTGCCGAGGGGCTGTGGAGGCTGGCCTTTCAGAAGTTGCGCGCCACCCTCGAGGCCGAGGGCCTCCTGGAAGCGACGCGGAAGAGGGCATTACCGCGCTATCCGGCGGTAGTGGGAGTCGTCACGTCGTCGACCGGTGCGGCGCTGCGCGACATCGTGTCGGTGTTGCGCCGACGTGCGCCCTGGGTTCGGGTGCTGCTCGGCGCCACGCGCGTTCAGGGGGAAGGCGCCTCGGTCGACATCGCGCGCGCGCTTCAGGCCCTCGCCGCCACGGGCAAACCCGACGTCATCATCGTGAGTCGCGGCGGCGGCTCCGTGGAGGATCTGTGGGCGTTCAACGAGGAGCCGGTGGCTCGGGCGATTGCCGCCTGTCCGATGCCTGTAGTTTCAGGCGTGGGCCACGAGATCGACGTGACCATCGCGGACCTCGTAGCGGACCTCAGGGCTCCCACCCCGTCGGCCGCTGCGGAAGCGGTCGTCCCCGACGCCGCCGTTCTCATCGACGGACTCCGAGAGATGCCTTCGCGCCTGGCGCAGGGGCTGCAGGGCACCATGCAAAGACGTCGATCTGCGTTGCGGGAGGACCTGGTGGGCTTGGGAGTCCGGATGGAGCGCAGGATCATGCCGGTCCAGCAGACCATCGACCGCGCCACGGGCCGGATCGAACGCGGCATGCTCTCCGCGTTGGGACGGCGGCGCCTGAGCATCGCGGCGGCCGCGGGCAAGCTCGACGCACTCTCGCCGCTCGCTACTTTGCGGCGGGGCTACTCGGTCGCGCGTTCTGAAACCGGGTCGGTCCTTCGCTCGGTGCAGGACTTCACGCCGGGCCAACCGTTCGAGCTACGTGTTCGCGACGGTGAAGTGTCCTGCGAGGCGCTGGAAACCAGGGAGCTCGATCCATCGTGA
- a CDS encoding polyprenyl synthetase family protein, producing MSGFGLSSYLAAERLKVEATLERVVSRLESETDADVAAAIRHGVMSGGKRLRPILCSTAYRASGGAANELIYPLAVSVELIHAYSLMHDDLPCMDDAEFRRGRPTTHVDHGEDVTSRAGAALIPAAALQALSSAEQLECGPEGAIAVARELMEAAGAGGMVGGQWLDLEGEGEALGPDELNGLYRRKTGALLMASLVLGARAARGADHVVEALRRYGASIGLAFQIADDLLDATQSAETLGKRPSDAELDKSTYVGLYGLEEARNRARAHVDDALEALSSGGIDAPALSSLALYVVERDN from the coding sequence GTGAGCGGCTTCGGTCTCTCGAGCTACCTCGCCGCGGAGAGGCTGAAGGTGGAGGCCACACTGGAACGCGTCGTCTCCCGGTTGGAGTCGGAGACGGACGCGGATGTCGCGGCGGCGATCCGGCATGGTGTCATGAGCGGGGGCAAACGACTCCGACCAATTCTCTGCTCTACCGCGTATCGAGCCAGTGGGGGCGCGGCGAACGAATTGATCTATCCGCTGGCTGTCTCCGTGGAGCTGATCCACGCCTACTCGCTGATGCACGATGACCTTCCGTGCATGGATGACGCGGAGTTCAGGAGGGGACGCCCGACGACGCACGTCGATCATGGCGAAGACGTAACCTCCAGAGCCGGAGCCGCGCTGATTCCCGCGGCAGCACTACAGGCGCTTTCTTCGGCAGAGCAGTTGGAGTGCGGACCAGAGGGTGCCATCGCCGTCGCCCGTGAGCTGATGGAGGCTGCCGGCGCAGGTGGGATGGTCGGTGGGCAGTGGCTCGACCTGGAGGGCGAGGGTGAGGCCCTGGGGCCCGACGAGCTGAATGGACTGTACCGCCGTAAGACCGGCGCTCTGCTCATGGCGTCCCTCGTGCTCGGCGCTAGAGCCGCGCGAGGGGCCGATCATGTCGTCGAGGCGCTGAGACGGTACGGCGCTTCGATCGGGCTCGCGTTCCAGATCGCGGACGACTTGCTCGATGCCACGCAATCGGCTGAGACGCTGGGCAAGCGGCCCAGCGACGCCGAGCTCGACAAGTCGACCTACGTAGGCCTCTACGGGCTGGAGGAAGCGAGAAACCGGGCCCGAGCGCACGTGGACGATGCGCTGGAGGCGCTCAGCTCCGGAGGCATCGACGCGCCGGCTCTGAGCTCGCTGGCGCTCTATGTCGTGGAGCGGGACAACTAG
- the folD gene encoding bifunctional methylenetetrahydrofolate dehydrogenase/methenyltetrahydrofolate cyclohydrolase FolD, which produces MSAQIISGKDIANEIRGELTTEVARLKDEAGVTPGLATVLLGDDPASQMYVGMKNKAAAAMGIHSRQITLPVDTPEDELLGVVAGLNADPEIHGILVQLPLPEHIDEGRVIEAVDPSKDVDGFHPMSVGRLATGSGDFFAPCTPAGVIEMLTRSGHDPAGKHVVVVGRSNIVGRPLASLLMRKAPGGNATVTVCHSRTPDLGAVTRTADILVVATGQPEMITADMVAPGAVVIDVGTNRVEDDTREKGYRVCGDVLFDEVAQIAAAISPVPGGVGPMTITMLLSNTVRSARLTAG; this is translated from the coding sequence ATGAGCGCACAGATCATTTCCGGCAAGGACATCGCGAACGAGATCCGTGGCGAGCTCACTACCGAGGTCGCTCGCCTGAAGGATGAGGCGGGTGTGACACCGGGTTTGGCGACGGTATTGCTCGGGGACGACCCCGCATCCCAGATGTACGTCGGCATGAAGAACAAGGCCGCCGCCGCGATGGGGATCCACTCGCGACAGATCACGCTTCCCGTGGACACGCCGGAGGATGAGCTTCTGGGCGTCGTGGCGGGCCTGAACGCCGACCCCGAGATCCACGGCATCCTCGTGCAGCTCCCGCTTCCGGAGCACATCGATGAGGGACGAGTGATCGAGGCGGTCGACCCCTCGAAGGACGTGGACGGCTTCCACCCGATGAGTGTGGGACGTCTGGCGACGGGTTCCGGGGACTTCTTCGCGCCGTGCACGCCGGCCGGTGTCATCGAGATGCTGACGCGTAGCGGGCACGATCCAGCCGGGAAGCACGTGGTCGTCGTGGGACGCTCGAACATCGTCGGTCGCCCGCTCGCCTCGCTCCTCATGCGCAAGGCGCCCGGCGGGAACGCTACCGTGACGGTGTGCCACTCGAGGACGCCCGATCTCGGAGCAGTGACGCGCACCGCGGACATCCTGGTCGTCGCGACGGGCCAACCGGAGATGATCACGGCCGACATGGTCGCTCCTGGTGCCGTCGTAATCGACGTCGGCACCAACCGCGTGGAAGACGACACGCGCGAGAAGGGCTACCGGGTGTGTGGCGACGTCCTGTTCGATGAAGTCGCCCAGATCGCAGCAGCGATATCCCCAGTGCCGGGAGGCGTTGGACCGATGACGATCACCATGCTGCTCAGCAATACCGTGAGGTCGGCTCGGCTCACAGCCGGCTAG
- a CDS encoding NAD(+)/NADH kinase has protein sequence MKGSGGQALTGPIRRIGVVLRRRSPEAPAVVERLRTFAEARGLELMFEEGDPYAPTGAELLDQQHAPVDLLLALGGDGTMLRAARLAMGADVPVFGVNLGRLGFLTATPEENLEKCLTEVLDGAAVLDRRFTLQATVQSADGEEAGPFHALNDIVVHTSGAARVTPLNLSVGRTEGREDIGSISADGVILTSPTGSTAYSLSAGGPIIVPEVECIVITAICPHSLAVRPLVVPAHEEITVQAIDHSHELQLTVDGQVERAVGVDESVVVRRGPHTVSLVRLPGQTFFRTMRTKLNWAARPPERA, from the coding sequence GTGAAAGGCTCAGGAGGGCAGGCGCTGACAGGACCCATTCGCCGCATCGGCGTCGTCCTGCGGCGTCGAAGCCCGGAGGCCCCCGCGGTCGTCGAGCGCTTGCGCACGTTCGCGGAAGCACGCGGCCTCGAGTTGATGTTCGAGGAAGGCGACCCGTATGCGCCGACTGGAGCGGAGCTGTTGGATCAGCAGCACGCACCGGTCGACCTCCTGCTCGCGCTCGGCGGGGACGGCACGATGCTGCGCGCGGCACGCCTCGCGATGGGCGCCGACGTGCCCGTGTTCGGGGTCAACCTCGGGCGTCTGGGCTTCTTGACCGCGACCCCCGAAGAGAATCTCGAGAAGTGCCTCACCGAGGTCCTGGATGGGGCGGCTGTGCTCGATCGTCGCTTCACGCTCCAGGCGACGGTCCAGAGTGCGGACGGTGAGGAGGCTGGGCCGTTTCACGCGCTCAACGACATTGTGGTCCACACTTCGGGCGCGGCTCGTGTGACACCGTTGAACCTTTCGGTCGGTCGCACGGAAGGCCGGGAGGACATCGGCAGCATTTCAGCGGATGGCGTGATCCTGACCAGTCCTACGGGATCGACCGCCTACTCTCTGTCTGCCGGGGGCCCGATCATCGTGCCCGAAGTCGAGTGCATCGTGATCACGGCAATCTGCCCGCACTCGCTCGCCGTACGTCCGCTGGTCGTTCCCGCGCACGAGGAGATCACCGTCCAGGCGATCGACCATTCCCACGAGCTTCAGCTCACGGTCGACGGACAAGTAGAGCGAGCCGTGGGTGTGGACGAATCAGTCGTGGTGCGGCGCGGGCCGCACACGGTCTCGCTCGTCCGTCTACCCGGGCAAACGTTCTTCCGAACGATGCGAACCAAGCTGAACTGGGCGGCGCGTCCGCCGGAGCGGGCATAG
- the recN gene encoding DNA repair protein RecN — protein sequence MLVELRIRDYAVVEDLTLELSDGLNALTGETGAGKSIIVGALSLLLGERASSSVVRKGADRATVEAVFDVSDRPEIEAELEESGFRLEDGLMILRREVAAEGRNRAWVNGSPATAGAVGSLGSALVDLHGQHEHQTLLRPRDQRALLDAYAGAEESAEKVATLYGTRQALKRELEDREERLREIETRSDFLHFQLDEIDEAALRPGEDAELAAEAGRHEHAEELARGAGSIYETLYGADDSVADRMAAMLKLLEQLASYDPSLQDQLTELQNAAHAVSDVGRHVGDYAQGIDHDPHRLAEVRARLDLIFRLKRKYGPELADVLAVAQGVRTELAELGDSDHDLELLRQRIEVTGRELEEEAARLSAMRQKGSTRLAASVCETLPELGLVSATFEVALRAHGATGSGGSESVEFLVSPNPGFDAMPLARIASGGELSRVMLALKSILADVDRVPVLVFDEIDAGIGGVVASAVAKKLVDIAERHQVFVVTHLAQVASRARGHMLVEKAQDPLSTTTTVTLLEGEARVQEIARMLGGDPESPTSREHARELLGA from the coding sequence GTGTTGGTAGAGCTGCGCATCCGTGACTACGCCGTCGTAGAGGATCTCACCCTGGAGCTCTCGGACGGCCTGAACGCCCTCACCGGAGAGACCGGTGCGGGCAAGTCGATCATCGTCGGGGCGCTGTCGCTCCTGCTCGGCGAGCGAGCCTCTTCGAGCGTGGTCAGGAAGGGTGCCGACCGCGCCACGGTGGAAGCGGTCTTCGACGTCAGCGATCGGCCGGAGATAGAGGCTGAGCTCGAGGAAAGCGGATTCCGGCTCGAGGACGGTCTGATGATCCTCCGCCGCGAAGTCGCGGCCGAAGGGCGCAATCGCGCCTGGGTGAACGGCTCGCCGGCGACCGCCGGTGCTGTGGGCAGCCTCGGCTCCGCGCTCGTGGATCTACACGGTCAACATGAACATCAGACCCTGCTGCGGCCGCGAGATCAGCGCGCGCTCCTCGACGCGTATGCCGGCGCAGAAGAGTCGGCCGAGAAAGTGGCCACGCTCTACGGCACGCGACAGGCGCTGAAGCGCGAGCTCGAAGACCGAGAGGAACGTCTGCGCGAGATCGAGACCCGCTCAGACTTTCTGCACTTCCAGCTCGACGAGATCGACGAGGCCGCGTTAAGACCGGGCGAGGACGCGGAGCTCGCGGCGGAAGCTGGACGGCACGAGCATGCCGAGGAGCTGGCCCGAGGGGCTGGCTCGATCTACGAGACGCTCTACGGCGCCGATGACTCGGTCGCCGACCGCATGGCAGCCATGCTTAAGCTCCTGGAGCAGCTTGCGAGCTACGATCCTTCACTGCAGGACCAACTCACCGAGCTGCAGAATGCCGCGCATGCGGTCTCCGACGTCGGACGGCACGTGGGCGACTACGCTCAGGGCATCGACCACGATCCGCATCGGCTTGCGGAGGTACGGGCGCGGCTCGATCTGATCTTTCGTCTGAAGCGGAAGTACGGCCCGGAGTTGGCGGACGTACTGGCGGTGGCTCAGGGGGTGAGGACCGAGTTGGCGGAGCTGGGCGACTCCGATCACGACCTGGAGCTCCTGCGTCAGCGGATCGAGGTCACGGGACGCGAGCTCGAAGAGGAAGCCGCTCGGCTCAGTGCTATGAGGCAGAAGGGCTCGACGCGGCTCGCGGCCTCGGTATGTGAGACTCTTCCCGAGCTCGGGCTCGTGTCCGCCACCTTCGAGGTCGCGCTACGCGCGCATGGGGCGACCGGCAGCGGCGGCTCCGAGAGCGTCGAATTCCTCGTCTCGCCAAATCCGGGTTTCGACGCGATGCCGCTTGCTCGCATCGCGAGCGGCGGGGAGCTCTCGAGGGTGATGCTCGCCTTGAAGTCGATCTTGGCAGACGTGGATCGTGTGCCGGTACTCGTCTTCGACGAGATCGACGCCGGCATCGGCGGTGTCGTGGCGTCGGCCGTGGCCAAGAAGCTGGTAGACATCGCCGAGCGGCATCAGGTGTTCGTCGTCACGCATCTCGCGCAGGTGGCGTCTCGGGCCCGCGGACACATGCTGGTGGAGAAGGCGCAGGACCCACTCAGCACCACCACGACCGTGACCCTGCTGGAGGGGGAGGCTCGAGTGCAAGAGATCGCACGCATGCTGGGGGGGGACCCGGAGTCGCCGACCTCCCGCGAGCACGCCCGGGAGCTGCTTGGAGCCTAG